In the genome of Oryzias melastigma strain HK-1 linkage group LG19, ASM292280v2, whole genome shotgun sequence, the window AGCACTATGCAAGGAACTGCATAGTTCtgcaattttaattaaattgattaaattccAATTGagtcttttgattattttcttcctcatcaatgaACACGAAGAGGTTAGCAGGGGAAACCTCACAAGAGGCGCCATGTTTTGATTCAGTCTTATGTTCCTGAAATGAATCAGTCGCCTCTGTCTATCAGCAACACTTTGCAGCCTcccactaaaacattttttcaccttttcGTGGGAAAACGTGATTAGAAAACTCAAGTTCATCATTATTCATCCGCTGCAGAACAGTGGCAATGTCTCAGTAATGACAGCTTCAGTGTCTTGCTTCAAGGCTTTTGCTTTTTAGCATGAATAAAGCATCAAggagttcttaaaaaaaaaagttgtgtctTAATAGAAACTGtactctgcagaaacatctGCTTTAGATTCAGCCCGCTCCTCGGGGAAAGTTATCTGGCGTGGATCACGTCAAGTCACCTTTTCTATGCAGAAACGGAATACAGCCTCGAGGGggaattcaataaataaatacaaaacaaggCCATTAGAATTCATGGTGTTTTCAAaggatgtctttaaaaaaaaagtactgatTAGCAGCGCAGAGCCCGAGGTACATCATTAGAAAGTATAACGACTAAGTGACAGCAAACATGGAAGCTAGTGAATGCAGGGGGACAACAGCTAAACAAAAGGTCCGTCCTTGAGGTACAGCTGCAGAATATAAATGCATGAAGCAAATacagattgacaaaaaaaatgtctctttggACAATAATGCACACTGATTAGCCCTCAGACTCATTGGTATCAGATTATGGGGCAAaatcaacaatttgattaatttcAAAGATATTTGGTTAGGAGGCAAACACGTTCCTGCATTCAATTTAGTAATTgcttaaagatttaaaattctTCTTAAGTTAGAACTGCTTCATTACACATATTTGCAAACCCTTTACAACTTTTCAGAGGAAAATATGTTTGTGGTATTCCCGAGAAAGAGTtggattccaattttttttcttcttttgtagaGTCGGCCGATAGCTGAACCTAAGATCCAGGAACAaaagtgcggtttccgtcctggtcgtggaactcTGGACCAGGTCCCGCCTGCATATTAGACCCCAGCAAGGCTCCCCTTTATCAATAGTTTGGTTCATAATCTTTATGAACTGAATTCCTTGGTTCAGCCGGATGGGATCTGGTttgggaccacaggatttcctctacTCTTTGCAGATGCTGTTGTTCTATCCTCAAACTAAACTGGTGTTACAGTGCAGGTAAATTATGAGTTTGTATGCACAAGTATATTGGTAGATTCTTCATCCAATATACCTCAAAAGGACCAATCAGTTGGATTTAGATCTTTAGCAGAGCATTTCTTTAACATCTGTCTCATAAATGCAGCCACTTAGGGTGACTTCCATTGAATTACAAATAAAGGTGGTTCAATAATGTGAAAAAACCctcattaaacttaaaaaaaaaacgcgtttcttcaaaataaaaggtctATTTAAGTTCAACTGGACAAACAAATTCTCTCTACTGAATGTTTTGTGACTTGAAATACCATCTGTATTCCTGCAGTAGTTGATTAAACATCGCAGATGCTCATTCAGCAAGAAAACCACAATGTCGACTGCACTTTTACACAGCAGAGCTGCCACGACCAGATGTCTGCTGCGAGGCGGCGCTCCCTTCTCTGAgccaaatgtttttctctttgtttgacTAAATTACTTATTTGCCACCTGCTCAAATTCACAGGATGCCAAACCCAGACGGTGACAAGAGGTTGCATCCTAAGATTGGATCActgaatattaaatatttgtggtGTAACTAAATAATGCATGGTTTACAAATTATCTTTTCAAATGCATGCATGTGAAACAAGAGCGCAGCAACTCAAGCAACAAGTACatggtggggaaaaaaaacccaacagatgttaaaaaaaaactaaagtcagCTCAAAAATGGGATCTGCGTGTGTTCTTTTAAGGTTTGACGGTTGGATGAGCAGATCTGTGTCTCATTTAATGGTTAAAGTTGCTCTAGATTCTTCTACACGTCGTTTGCACAAGACTCTAATGAGCCACATCACCACAGTTAGCTCCTCCATCTATGTATAAAGATGGAAACTTGCAGCAGTTGCAGACTAATGATGGCGCAAAAGGCCCTAGAAAGTGGGAGGGAGGCGATTAGCATTCAAAATGCTGCATGGAGAAGGCAATTTCAACTGTAAATACACCATTAGGGCCGTAAACTTGGTGCTGACAACCCTCAGGTAGAAAATAAACGGTGCCTATTCTCATGCACACCACACAGTGGGTGTTGAATATTCATTTGTGAGTTAATTGCACTGAAATTACACCGAGGACTGAACTGTGAGTcagaaaaacatgctaaattaaAGTCTGACATCCACCTAAGTTTGATGTTCAGTTTTGAGCTTATATAACCAAGTAAATTCCCTAATAAATCCCCACTTGCACCCACTTTGAAATGAGGTGGTAGATGATGTACACATGGAAACCACTGAAGAGGGTGCTTGTGATACTTTTAAcgtgcaaaaactgaatcttaagaaagtagtttgtttcaggaaaaaaatgtcttgcaattaagaatgttttttaatagcaaaacatttttagtttgagaaaacatgtcttgaATTACTGATAGAACCTTTTTAGTACTGTAAATGCTCATTCATTTAGTGCTTTACTGTCTTCTCAGAAGACCCATGATTAGATCAATTTCACTATTTTCAGAACTAGGATGTCAGAACAAGATCAACTTACCAAACCTCTTACGAGTCCACCAATGAGGCTCTTTAAAAGTGGTGAACTTGACGTCTGGATGTCGTCTCAATCTGTCGTACAAGTCTGTTGTGCCACACTTGGGTTGACCAATGATATAGAAGTATGGAAGGCACCGCATGCGGTAGAGTTTCTTCTTGCGATAAAGCAAATGTTTGTGGAAGGAGCTCCTCAGGTGCTGAAAAACTGTCCGGAAGCGCCGCGAATAGCGTCCGTACATGTTTGTCCTATATGGGTCTGAAGTTCTGTTTCCAGTGTATTCCTCGTACCAGCAGGGGTTCTTGATACCAGGTAGAAATTTGTGTGGAATCACAGAAAACATCTggaaaggaaacaaaaaggcttaaaaacaaatttaaagaagcAACTAGAAACAACTAGACagcattttaatttatatttaaagaacataaacttgTTATGTCAACACATCCtgactcccaagtcgtcacatattaacgtttggttaaggacccctccgtgtcagcacatcaaaaaaacaatgagCTAGGGACTCCCAAAACATCAAATGGTGACGCAGAAGGgcccttaaccaaacatcaatatgagAATGTGCTAGTTATACGctgaaatcataaaaaacattaccttcgtgttttatttttgatattttttaacaaaggttTGTATTTCTCGTAGTAAAAACCAgctgaaaaaaagattgtttttgataCATGAAGATTAGTATCTCTTGTACTGTATAAAACATAGATAACTATAAATAACAATTGCTGCAATAGCCATCctcaaaaataagaaatgaaCTTTCTTTTGAGTCgctttaagacaaaaacaaacaaagtctaCCAAACGGTGAGGGAGCCACAATCTGTGTGGACGTAAGGAAGTTTCTATCTTCCCcccaaataaatgcaaaaagaaacatGAGATTCCTTTGACAAAATTTCACAGTAAATAGATGTAATTTGACTCACGTGTGGATCAGTTTTGATCAGTGCTTTCAGCTCTGGAATGTGTCTGCTGCTGCCAAAATCCACCTTGGATTTAATGGATTTGACTACAAGTTTAATGTGTGCATAATCCTTCTCTGAGGAAAGGTTGAAGGCAAACAGTCCAGGATTGACCAGAGTGGTGAAGTGGTAAGGAGATGGAGTGAGGAGGAGGCCCTTTTTGTCCCCATTTAGAACGTAGGAGGCCATGATGACAAACATGACAGCCAGCCCGAACAGgacgccgtagacacggatcttgCAGAAGCAGCCGGAGTTGTTGGAGCGCTTTAGTGCGTCTCTTTTCACCTCCAGGACTGCAAAAGGGTTCATGGGCGTGTTGTCCACCTGCAGAAGCAGCGGCCTCTTGCGGTAGTCGTCTATAGCGGGGCCCAGCAGGCTGTACTTGTAGTCCATCTGTGTCATGGTGTCCAACTGTGGGCTGACAACTTGGCAGGAAAGCTTTAGGAAGACTGTACAGAGCATCCCAGTGTTGAGGAAGCGTAACTCATATCCATGATGGACCGTGGAGAAAGCTGGCCTCATCTGCAGACACCTGCAGACTAAAGGGAAAAACAAGGTTAACTGGAAGTATAGTACCTCTTTCTTAACCAAATATAACAATTTGTATCTATTAGCATGATtcaaactttggtaaaaaaaaaaaaaaaaaaaaaaaaaaacattgtatatAACTTGCAATGTCTTctaccctgtagttcatcatcattccactaggggcagtagaaaggtcttcctgctcatttcaaaatggctgcccccatgaaatctcaaaaacacttggcgggaaaaagtttagctaattttcaaaactgtaTAGTGAGAATacctcatctattgttattcatttttaaactatttgcTGTATTAAaagaatgcaattttttttttataaataaataaataatacagttAGACCAAGCTAAAactgtgtggatcaaatttaatacattgggtaaataaggtgctttttccCTGAACatccaatatttttatttttgtgagtaaATCTTAACAAATCATTCAACTGATTCATAATTAATATAatctttatttcataaaaaacatgtcGATTCCAAAAAAGTGTATATTTCTGTCACTGCTTTGATGTAGtcggctttacagggttaacgTTGACATTGTTACTTTTAGCTATTTCAATTGTCTCTCTTTCCGTACCAATGATAACTTCAACTTAAACATGTGTTTTCATACATTCACATCATAATCCAAATATAGGAAGTAAAGGGCAGAGCTAAAGAAAAGCAAAGCAGGTTGAGGCTAATTGAACAAGTTTCCCACGACTCTTTCTGCTTTAATCAGACGGCACAGCGACACCCTTCCCAGGCTGAAAGTCTAACCAGACATTCTCCTCATGCGTCAGTCACAATATGCAGCAAGTGATAAGGATGTGGAAAGCATTTAGCTTGGAAACTATGAAGCATGTTGGACTCTCCTGGGCAGGAGCGCCAATATCTGAGATAGCCAGGCTGACTCGCAGGAGGGATTATATTATCAGAAAATAGTATTCCTCCCCGTGAACTCACGTGGACGAACTGTCACCCGCAGATAAATGGAAGGCTGGTGTCTTTAAAGGATGAAAGAATAGAGGATCTCTAATGATGGTGTATCCGCAAACGACAGTTTTATCCTTCCGGTTGTCTTTGTGTCTGAAGTTGAATCGACGTGTGAGTTTAATTCAGGACAAAAAGCTGCTAAAGCTTAGCCAAGGACACTTTTCAAGGCTGGAAATGGGTGGTTTTATCAGGGCTGTTTCCCAGCTTCTCACCTGAGGCTGCATCATTAGAATACAGACTCAcagcagcacagacacacactcctCCAGGTCTGCAGGAACGCCAAACCGAGTGTGTTTTCATATGTGCAGCAGATCTGGTCCGAATACAAATACTCGCAACTCAAGCCTCAACCGGATTATCAGCATCATCTCCACGGCAACAGTCATTCATGGAAGGATAAATACAtgaacaacaaattaaaaattatttacaagaaagtctcaaaaaagcaaaattatcataatttacatctgttttttgtttaaaagtgtgCTAAGGAGTGAAATGGAATGAAGAACATAAGTAAAGAAACTTTCACACTGCTTTATCACTATTCACTAGTCACTATTCTAATACACTCCTATATGTCAAAGGGACTGTTGAGGTTCAAGGTCGAATCAGGTGGAAGGATggtataaaaattaaaacatgaggaagaaagagaagaaaaaaaagatgaaaggaagGAAAAGAGGAAGTGTGCCATTTACAAGAAAAGATTATTCTCAAGGGTATTCACATCTAAATCACTCTGCTAACAGTGGCACTGGATGACTGGCAGCTTGGCAGACGTCTTCTACTTATAGAGCCGATGTTTGACTGAAGAAACGACTTAACTCAAAAAGAATTAAGTTCAAAGAATACAAGGTTGCATCATCAACAGCTGACAAACCTCCAAATCCACATAAAAGAAGCTGAACATCCTCTGCAACAAAGACTCCTCAACACATTTATTTCTCCTTCTCCAAACATCTTTTTGAACAATTTCTCTGAAATTTCTCTGAAATTCTTCAATCTGCTATGAGAGATTAAAGAAGGCAAGCATGGAAATAGCAGATTAATGGCATAGATTCggatttttgttgctttaattatgataattgGATGAAAAGGAAACAGCAACTAGAACATCATTTTCTGATTAAGGAGAAAATTAGCAAATAAACACAGCGTGATACTGATAAACTCTGAAAGGTCTCggttattaaatatttgatcaacCGCTTATTATTCTTGCAAGCGACTCTTGATATAAAAAGGTCAAATCAACAAAAcaggaattgtttttttcatacacATCTCACTAGCCACGCTCCCTTTCCATTTCAGACTAATACGAATTCACACAATTTAGCatatatggtgttcacactgaacaagcagggaggggcttcttcttcttttttcttgtgttcACTAGCGTATTAGTTACCTAAAAGTTGGAATGGcctgaaaacatttgtaaaaatgacCATATAAGGTATTGATGCTTCTGGTGATTTCTCCTATCCTGACAAACATTGGCCTGATGCTGCATACAATAATTCTAGAATCCATTTTACGGGGCATTTGTATGTCATGGCGACGATCTAGAGTACTATGTAAGAGTTTGAtctaactttttaattaaaaggacTAAATTCCTATTGAGTTGTTGGTCACATTCTTCCTCAACAATGAGCATGCAATGGTTAACGGGTGGAACCTCACAACTGTTGTTACCTTATATTATCACATGTTCCTACAGTTGAGAGTTTTGGTGCGAAAAtgttgctccaggctttttcttttacagatttCTTTCAATTTATGAAAGACTTCGGGTCATATAATTCCTTCCGAGCACAAAATACAATTACGAATTTCTCcaccatgatcaattttcaaataacTTGTATTTCCGTGAATTAAAATACGTCATTACCAAATCGGAgtacctgattggtcaactagtCCAACTTTCAACTCGTGTTCAATTTTGTTCAAATGACtcaaaaatggtcttaaaatgGTTTTCATAGAGTTTTCATGGGAAGTAGTTGCTCTAATTTGCATTACCCAGGACGATGTAAACATAGTCTGCAAGTTCGGTCTACTGaggcttttttacttttattttatttaacccttaCAACATTTCATACCACAGATTGGGTTTCATCTGGCAGCTGCTTTGTGAACTGAGAAAGAACTGGCAGATCAGGTGGTGGGAGTGAGGTAGATATGCATCAAGTGTTCATCCACgtatgcaaaataaatataacacgCATTTAACAGATCCAAAGGTGTTGGAGGATCCACTAAATCTATTTTATAGTTGTTTCTtagagaattttattttaacgaagtggaaatccaaacatttaacatccgaattgtcaaaaaaaaaaaaaaaattaccataaaaatgaGTCTATCTGTTAAGATCATACACTAACATATTAGCACATATTGGAGTCCACTTTGCCCATGATTATAACTGACTTCAATCCATCTGTCATAATACCCAGCATGCTGTTATGATTGCTCCCACCCTGTGCAATGCAAATGAGTCTGGCCAGGGCTTTAATAACCCATCCATGAAAGTCCTCTCCATGCACAGCCTGCCATGCACTCACAGATGAGTTAAACACACAATCAGATTgattatttcacaaaa includes:
- the LOC112154681 gene encoding carbohydrate sulfotransferase 15 isoform X1, which codes for MTYKPQRPDLAIFPNRRLNHLIADKFTLFCRCLQMRPAFSTVHHGYELRFLNTGMLCTVFLKLSCQVVSPQLDTMTQMDYKYSLLGPAIDDYRKRPLLLQVDNTPMNPFAVLEVKRDALKRSNNSGCFCKIRVYGVLFGLAVMFVIMASYVLNGDKKGLLLTPSPYHFTTLVNPGLFAFNLSSEKDYAHIKLVVKSIKSKVDFGSSRHIPELKALIKTDPHMFSVIPHKFLPGIKNPCWYEEYTGNRTSDPYRTNMYGRYSRRFRTVFQHLRSSFHKHLLYRKKKLYRMRCLPYFYIIGQPKCGTTDLYDRLRRHPDVKFTTFKEPHWWTRKRFGIIRLSEGVHDPYPVEDYLDLFDQAAYQIQGNLTANDRGYPSHPNIIIGEASASTMWDNNAWVYFYDNTSEGEPPFLIQDFIHAVQPDARFIVMLRDPVERLYSDYLYFGIANKSAEDFQEKVSESLQLFEGCLMEYTMRSCVYNTTVNNAMPVRLQVGLYIVYLMDWLKVFNRDQILLLRLEDHASNRKYTMHKVFDFLGLGPLTKEKESEITESPASNTRRPADKNLGPMLAITKEILRDFYTPFNAKLAKVLQNDSFLWENR
- the LOC112154681 gene encoding carbohydrate sulfotransferase 15 isoform X2; the encoded protein is MRPAFSTVHHGYELRFLNTGMLCTVFLKLSCQVVSPQLDTMTQMDYKYSLLGPAIDDYRKRPLLLQVDNTPMNPFAVLEVKRDALKRSNNSGCFCKIRVYGVLFGLAVMFVIMASYVLNGDKKGLLLTPSPYHFTTLVNPGLFAFNLSSEKDYAHIKLVVKSIKSKVDFGSSRHIPELKALIKTDPHMFSVIPHKFLPGIKNPCWYEEYTGNRTSDPYRTNMYGRYSRRFRTVFQHLRSSFHKHLLYRKKKLYRMRCLPYFYIIGQPKCGTTDLYDRLRRHPDVKFTTFKEPHWWTRKRFGIIRLSEGVHDPYPVEDYLDLFDQAAYQIQGNLTANDRGYPSHPNIIIGEASASTMWDNNAWVYFYDNTSEGEPPFLIQDFIHAVQPDARFIVMLRDPVERLYSDYLYFGIANKSAEDFQEKVSESLQLFEGCLMEYTMRSCVYNTTVNNAMPVRLQVGLYIVYLMDWLKVFNRDQILLLRLEDHASNRKYTMHKVFDFLGLGPLTKEKESEITESPASNTRRPADKNLGPMLAITKEILRDFYTPFNAKLAKVLQNDSFLWENR